A stretch of Aureispira sp. CCB-E DNA encodes these proteins:
- the rpsA gene encoding 30S ribosomal protein S1, giving the protein MENLENENNEEKVVENNPTVESTVEETVETNEEVVVEDTNHDDFDWDKGPKGVLNYEDNVIAEYEELYENTLSSIKEFEIVAGKVVFITASDVVLDLNCKSDGLVSRTEFRDMPDLAVGDVVEVYVETQEDKRGQLVLSRRKAKLLNAWANIVSSFEEGKVVTGTVISKTKGGLIVDIDGLETFLPGSQIDIRPIIDYDAYVGKTMEFKVVKINESIKNAVVSHKALIESDLEEQRQAIISKLEKGQVLEGTVKNLTDFGAFLDLGGVDGLLYITDISWGRIKHPSDVLENGQKLNVVVLDFNDDKKRISLGLKQLQPHPWDVLAESVEPGSIVKGKIVNIEDYGAFLEVTPGVEGLIHVSEVSWSSQPINSREFFKEGDEYEAKVVTIDREDRKMSLSLRKLQEDPWTNIEEKYPKGSQHKGEVKNLTPYGVFIELEEGIGGMIHISDLSWTKRFAHPAEFTKVGAEMDVIILEIDKDSRKLSLGHKQLEENPWDTFADVFPEGSTHEATILRRDDRGAIVLLPYGLEAFAPIRHIKKEDGTLAEVDEQLPFKVIEFNRDDKRILVSHSRYYSDAKRSAEQAEKDAAKAEKQAAKQAVKQVNSNTEKSTFGDLSAFSELKEQLKNEENDSTENKDGE; this is encoded by the coding sequence ATGGAGAATCTTGAAAACGAAAACAACGAAGAAAAAGTTGTTGAAAACAATCCAACAGTAGAATCAACTGTTGAAGAAACTGTAGAAACTAACGAAGAAGTGGTAGTAGAAGATACTAATCACGATGATTTTGACTGGGATAAAGGTCCTAAAGGAGTATTGAACTACGAGGACAATGTGATTGCAGAATATGAGGAGTTGTATGAAAATACGTTGAGTTCTATCAAAGAATTTGAAATCGTTGCTGGTAAAGTTGTATTTATTACAGCTAGTGATGTTGTTTTGGATTTGAATTGTAAGTCAGACGGGTTGGTATCTCGTACAGAATTCCGTGACATGCCTGATTTGGCTGTCGGTGATGTAGTAGAGGTATACGTAGAAACTCAAGAAGACAAACGTGGACAATTAGTTCTTTCTCGTCGTAAAGCTAAATTGTTGAATGCTTGGGCTAATATTGTTTCTTCTTTCGAAGAAGGAAAAGTAGTGACAGGTACTGTAATTAGCAAAACGAAAGGAGGTCTTATTGTTGACATCGATGGATTGGAAACATTCCTTCCTGGATCTCAAATTGATATTCGTCCAATTATTGACTACGATGCATATGTTGGTAAAACAATGGAGTTCAAAGTAGTTAAAATTAACGAATCTATCAAAAACGCTGTTGTATCTCACAAAGCACTTATCGAAAGTGACTTGGAAGAGCAACGTCAAGCAATTATCTCTAAATTGGAGAAAGGACAAGTATTGGAAGGTACGGTTAAAAACCTTACTGACTTTGGTGCTTTCTTGGATTTGGGTGGTGTTGACGGTTTGTTGTACATTACGGATATTTCTTGGGGACGTATCAAGCACCCAAGTGACGTATTGGAGAATGGTCAAAAACTAAACGTAGTAGTATTAGACTTTAATGATGATAAAAAACGTATCTCTTTGGGTCTTAAACAACTACAACCTCATCCATGGGATGTATTGGCAGAAAGCGTTGAGCCTGGTTCTATCGTAAAAGGTAAAATTGTTAACATCGAGGATTATGGTGCTTTCTTGGAAGTTACTCCTGGTGTTGAAGGTCTTATCCACGTTTCTGAAGTATCTTGGAGCAGTCAACCAATCAACTCTCGCGAATTCTTTAAAGAAGGAGACGAATACGAAGCAAAAGTGGTTACTATCGACCGCGAAGACCGCAAAATGTCTTTGAGTTTGAGAAAACTACAAGAAGATCCTTGGACAAACATCGAAGAGAAGTATCCTAAAGGTTCTCAGCACAAAGGAGAAGTTAAAAACTTGACTCCGTATGGTGTATTCATCGAGTTAGAAGAGGGAATTGGTGGAATGATTCACATTTCTGATCTTTCTTGGACAAAACGTTTTGCACACCCTGCTGAGTTTACAAAAGTAGGTGCTGAAATGGACGTTATTATTCTTGAAATCGACAAAGATAGCCGTAAATTATCTTTGGGACACAAACAATTAGAAGAGAATCCATGGGATACTTTTGCTGATGTGTTCCCAGAAGGTTCTACACATGAAGCTACTATTTTGCGTCGTGACGATAGAGGTGCAATCGTATTGTTGCCTTATGGTTTAGAAGCTTTCGCTCCTATCCGTCATATCAAGAAAGAAGATGGAACATTGGCTGAGGTAGACGAGCAATTGCCATTCAAAGTAATTGAGTTTAACCGTGATGATAAGCGTATCTTAGTTTCTCACTCTCGTTATTACTCTGATGCTAAGCGTAGTGCAGAGCAAGCAGAAAAAGACGCTGCTAAAGCAGAAAAACAAGCTGCTAAACAAGCTGTGAAGCAAGTAAATTCTAATACAGAGAAAAGTACTTTTGGTGACTTAAGCGCATTCTCTGAATTGAAAGAGCAGTTGAAGAACGAAGAAAATGATTCTACTGAAAACAAAGATGGCGAATAA
- the cobA gene encoding uroporphyrinogen-III C-methyltransferase — translation MKKQPKITLMGAGPGSADLITIRGLRALRTADVILYDALANPELLQNVSENTLKINVGKRANKHRFSQSEINLMTVSYAFSHGHVVRLKGGDPFIFGRAYEELQYATSFNIETTIVPGVSSSTALVGLQEVPLTHRNYSQGFWVLTGTTKHGVLPKDFYLAAQSNSTLVILMGLRKLAEITRVLHRYGKGNTPVMVIQNGSLPNERVVLGTVDTIVDIVEKEGIQTPAVIVVGQVVALHPDLVKSYAITVNSKN, via the coding sequence ATGAAAAAACAACCAAAGATAACGTTAATGGGCGCAGGTCCAGGAAGTGCAGACTTGATCACAATTAGAGGGCTAAGAGCCTTGAGAACAGCGGATGTCATTTTGTACGATGCTTTGGCAAATCCAGAACTGTTGCAGAATGTATCTGAGAATACACTAAAAATTAATGTAGGGAAACGAGCAAATAAACATCGCTTTAGCCAATCAGAGATCAATTTAATGACGGTAAGTTATGCCTTTTCACACGGACACGTGGTGCGATTGAAAGGAGGAGATCCTTTTATATTTGGAAGAGCATACGAAGAGTTGCAATATGCGACTTCTTTTAATATAGAGACAACTATTGTACCTGGTGTGTCGAGTAGTACTGCGTTGGTAGGTTTGCAAGAAGTACCTTTGACACATAGGAATTATAGTCAAGGATTTTGGGTATTGACAGGAACAACCAAGCATGGTGTATTGCCCAAAGATTTTTATTTGGCAGCGCAATCAAATTCAACTCTGGTTATCCTAATGGGGCTTCGAAAATTGGCTGAAATAACAAGGGTTTTGCACCGCTACGGAAAAGGAAATACACCCGTCATGGTGATTCAAAATGGCTCCTTACCCAATGAGCGTGTTGTATTGGGGACAGTAGATACAATTGTTGATATTGTAGAAAAAGAAGGGATTCAAACGCCTGCTGTTATTGTCGTTGGGCAAGTGGTTGCTTTACATCCCGACTTAGTGAAAAGTTATGCTATTACAGTCAATTCAAAAAATTAA
- a CDS encoding nucleotidyltransferase domain-containing protein, which produces MKDLILKRLKELETIHNITILYACESGSRAWGFASPNSDWDVRFIYVHSQDWYLSIDESKDMLDFAIDEHELDLTGWELRKTLRLFRGSNASPFEWLQSPIVYLDPYNFRSELWQLTNTYFKPRSMAFHYLGLAKNSSKKGLVDGLMDIKKYFYVLRPLLAAYWICHKKTVPPMEFALLLEQLKSEEALYAAIQTLVRKKVAALEGDLTEPVPIIQTFIQKQLTACAILAKDLSAEQAVSTPLNHLFRAFIQLSYVDNQ; this is translated from the coding sequence ATGAAAGATTTAATCCTAAAACGTTTAAAAGAACTAGAAACGATTCATAACATCACGATATTATACGCTTGTGAATCAGGTAGCAGAGCTTGGGGATTTGCTTCGCCAAATAGTGATTGGGATGTCCGTTTCATATACGTTCATTCTCAAGATTGGTACCTTTCTATAGATGAATCAAAAGATATGCTGGATTTTGCCATTGACGAGCACGAACTAGATTTAACGGGGTGGGAATTGCGCAAAACACTTCGCTTATTTAGAGGGTCTAATGCGAGTCCTTTTGAATGGTTGCAGTCTCCTATCGTATATCTAGATCCTTATAATTTTAGATCCGAATTATGGCAATTGACCAATACTTACTTCAAGCCACGTTCTATGGCTTTTCATTACTTGGGCTTAGCAAAAAATTCTTCTAAAAAAGGCTTGGTTGATGGATTGATGGACATTAAGAAATACTTCTATGTCTTGCGACCACTTCTAGCTGCCTACTGGATTTGTCATAAAAAAACAGTGCCTCCAATGGAGTTTGCTCTCTTGTTAGAACAATTGAAATCAGAAGAAGCATTGTATGCAGCGATTCAAACATTAGTTCGTAAAAAAGTAGCTGCTTTGGAAGGGGATCTAACAGAACCTGTTCCTATTATTCAAACGTTTATACAAAAACAGTTGACAGCATGTGCTATTCTTGCTAAGGATTTATCCGCAGAGCAAGCTGTTAGTACTCCTTTAAATCATTTATTTAGAGCATTTATTCAGTTATCCTATGTTGACAATCAATGA
- a CDS encoding phosphoadenylyl-sulfate reductase, with product MKTKKPFPNSNSPIDDKDIASLNEQFKPLPPIERIKLLYHLFDVKSILYTSSFGTKSALLLYWISNLQAAQKIHFLDTGYHFEETLRYKDALVQSLNLEVVHLKPETTAHQATLEAEMWKNNTSKCCYINKVVPLELVKLDYDIWISGLMAYQTPFRRNLEVFEKKDNILKFYPLIDLSESDFNTAYQATNLPPHPLEVLGYHSIGCLHCTQRGKGRSGRWSRSSKTECGLHFN from the coding sequence ATGAAAACCAAGAAGCCTTTTCCAAACTCAAATAGTCCTATTGATGATAAGGATATCGCAAGCCTAAACGAGCAGTTTAAACCATTGCCTCCTATAGAGCGCATCAAACTTTTGTACCATCTATTTGATGTGAAATCTATCTTATATACCTCTTCTTTTGGGACAAAGTCAGCCTTGTTGCTTTATTGGATTAGTAATCTTCAAGCTGCACAGAAAATTCATTTTCTGGATACTGGATACCATTTTGAGGAAACGCTAAGATACAAAGATGCATTGGTTCAGTCTTTAAATTTGGAAGTCGTTCATTTGAAACCAGAAACAACAGCCCATCAGGCAACTTTAGAGGCTGAAATGTGGAAGAATAATACTAGTAAGTGTTGTTATATTAATAAAGTAGTGCCACTAGAATTGGTGAAGTTAGATTATGATATTTGGATTTCAGGTCTGATGGCTTATCAAACTCCTTTTAGAAGAAACTTAGAGGTATTTGAGAAAAAGGATAATATCTTGAAATTTTATCCATTAATAGATCTTTCAGAATCAGATTTTAACACAGCCTACCAAGCAACGAATTTGCCCCCTCATCCATTAGAGGTATTAGGGTATCATTCAATAGGATGTTTGCATTGCACGCAAAGAGGCAAGGGGCGTAGTGGTCGTTGGAGTAGAAGCTCAAAAACAGAGTGCGGTCTGCATTTTAACTAA
- a CDS encoding DUF2061 domain-containing protein, with the protein MKKEQKRRSLVKALTYRVGATIATFSITLAFTGNIKLASTIGFLDGIVKFLLFYINERIWIRTNWGYHTNHPSILSDYENQEAFSKLK; encoded by the coding sequence ATGAAAAAAGAACAAAAACGAAGAAGCCTTGTCAAAGCATTGACCTATAGAGTCGGGGCAACAATTGCTACGTTTTCCATTACATTGGCATTTACTGGCAATATTAAATTAGCAAGCACAATAGGTTTTTTAGATGGAATTGTAAAATTTCTATTGTTTTATATCAATGAACGAATTTGGATTAGAACCAATTGGGGCTATCACACCAATCACCCTTCAATTTTATCAGATTATGAAAACCAAGAAGCCTTTTCCAAACTCAAATAG
- a CDS encoding bifunctional precorrin-2 dehydrogenase/sirohydrochlorin ferrochelatase, translating into MNTLYPVFLKVNQLPILIVGGGHVGYEKISLILKNSPDARIILVAIEISKKIRSLLVGREHQVTLIERPFQLYDLEKKSLVIVATNNRSLNKYIWSEAKSRGTIVNVADTPLLCDFYLGSVVTKGDLKIAISTNGKSPTFAKRLRQLLENILPEEIEGLLENMYDFRQTLGVDFERKVKILNALTESLLDKSA; encoded by the coding sequence ATGAATACATTATATCCTGTTTTTCTAAAAGTTAATCAATTGCCTATCTTAATTGTTGGTGGTGGGCATGTAGGTTATGAAAAAATTAGTTTGATTCTAAAAAATAGCCCCGACGCAAGAATTATTTTGGTCGCTATAGAAATTTCTAAAAAAATTCGTTCGCTGCTGGTGGGGCGAGAACATCAAGTAACCTTAATAGAACGACCTTTTCAATTGTATGATTTGGAAAAGAAAAGTTTGGTCATTGTAGCAACCAACAATCGTTCGTTGAATAAATATATTTGGAGTGAAGCCAAGTCAAGAGGTACTATTGTTAATGTTGCCGATACACCTTTGTTGTGTGACTTTTATTTGGGGTCTGTTGTTACCAAAGGAGATTTAAAAATAGCTATTTCTACCAATGGGAAATCTCCAACTTTTGCCAAAAGGTTGAGGCAGTTGCTCGAGAATATATTGCCAGAAGAAATTGAGGGACTTTTGGAGAATATGTATGATTTTAGACAAACATTGGGAGTTGATTTTGAACGAAAAGTTAAAATTTTAAATGCTTTGACAGAAAGCTTATTGGATAAATCTGCTTAG
- a CDS encoding nitrite reductase, translated as MATKLNLEGIQPADQKDITELKQKITDVQLGRIDEERFKHYRLTRGVYGQRQLGVQMFRTKIPFGRLTTEQLDALADASERYSTGNLHLTTRQNIQLHYVKLKDTPALWADLSRVGVTAMGACGNTIRNITASAKAGIHPDELFDVSPYVHALFEYFLRNPIAQEMGRKIKIAFSATNEDSAFAYFHDFGFIPRIKNGERGFKVLLGGGLGAQAMIAPTVYEFLPTYKVIPFVEASIRVFDRYGEREKRMKARLKFLLKKYTIAEFLELVEQETRALANASIEIEDSNNWQPTPPATLAEETSISIQNPTAYQLWRLTNVFEQKQKGYHGVQLKIRLGNLSASLARQLSGIVRKYAANELRLTINQGILLKYIPTDSLPAIYNALDALGLANPGFGSIVDVTACPGTDTCNLAVSNSTALANQLEQVLLENYAYWIGDKEVNIKISGCMNACGQHMAANIGFHGSSIKVGKQVLPAMQIVLGGGVDETGKGFIAEKIIKIPTKRTPIALTWLLDDYEEKELGGERFNDYVQRQGKMYFYNLLKELTTKDDLHSSDFWDWGQETIYKKEIGVGECAGVAFDMVTTILNDAKEKVELGRQALEEELFGDSVYLSYGAFVVAAKAILLGVDVKCNTHIGIIKDFDQHLVDTGLFDLEVPFAELVLQINQNQPEPAFAEQYWQQAAAFLEQVFAYREARLDGNKEVINAHYNA; from the coding sequence ATGGCAACTAAATTAAACTTAGAAGGTATTCAACCTGCTGATCAAAAAGACATTACTGAATTAAAACAAAAGATAACAGATGTTCAATTGGGACGGATTGATGAGGAACGTTTTAAACATTATAGACTAACAAGAGGGGTATATGGACAACGTCAGTTGGGGGTGCAAATGTTTAGGACAAAAATTCCGTTTGGTCGTTTGACAACAGAGCAGTTGGATGCTTTGGCAGATGCTTCAGAACGATATAGTACGGGAAATTTACATTTGACGACGCGTCAAAATATACAGTTGCATTATGTGAAGCTCAAGGATACACCTGCTTTATGGGCTGACTTATCTAGAGTTGGAGTGACTGCAATGGGGGCTTGTGGCAATACGATTCGAAATATTACGGCTTCTGCAAAAGCGGGTATTCACCCTGACGAACTGTTTGATGTGTCTCCTTATGTACATGCTTTGTTTGAGTATTTTTTGAGAAATCCTATTGCGCAAGAAATGGGACGAAAAATCAAAATAGCCTTTTCTGCTACCAATGAAGATTCCGCTTTTGCTTACTTCCATGATTTTGGATTTATACCTCGAATTAAAAATGGAGAACGAGGCTTTAAGGTATTGTTAGGAGGAGGCTTGGGGGCACAAGCGATGATAGCACCAACTGTTTATGAATTTTTGCCGACGTATAAAGTCATTCCATTTGTAGAAGCTTCGATTCGAGTTTTTGATCGTTATGGAGAACGAGAAAAAAGAATGAAAGCTCGATTGAAATTTTTATTAAAAAAATATACAATCGCTGAGTTTTTAGAATTGGTAGAGCAAGAAACCCGTGCTTTAGCCAATGCTTCCATAGAAATTGAGGATAGTAATAATTGGCAACCAACGCCACCCGCTACGTTGGCAGAAGAAACTTCTATTAGCATTCAAAATCCTACTGCCTATCAATTATGGCGCTTAACAAATGTTTTTGAACAAAAGCAAAAGGGGTATCATGGCGTACAACTGAAAATTCGACTCGGCAACTTAAGTGCATCTTTGGCTCGACAATTAAGTGGAATTGTTCGAAAGTATGCTGCTAATGAATTGCGTTTGACGATTAATCAAGGAATTCTACTAAAATACATTCCAACAGATTCTTTGCCTGCGATTTACAATGCCTTAGATGCTTTAGGCTTGGCAAACCCTGGCTTTGGTTCAATTGTAGACGTTACGGCTTGTCCTGGTACAGACACGTGTAATTTAGCGGTTAGTAATAGTACTGCTTTGGCGAATCAGTTAGAGCAAGTATTGTTAGAGAATTATGCGTATTGGATTGGAGATAAGGAGGTGAACATCAAAATTAGTGGTTGTATGAATGCATGTGGACAACATATGGCTGCTAATATTGGCTTTCATGGTAGTTCTATCAAAGTTGGAAAACAGGTGCTGCCTGCCATGCAAATTGTTTTAGGGGGTGGGGTAGATGAAACGGGTAAGGGGTTTATTGCAGAGAAAATTATTAAAATTCCAACGAAGAGGACTCCAATTGCCTTGACTTGGCTGCTAGATGATTATGAAGAAAAAGAACTTGGAGGAGAGCGTTTTAATGATTATGTCCAACGTCAAGGAAAAATGTATTTCTACAACTTGCTGAAAGAACTAACAACAAAGGATGATCTACATTCTAGTGATTTTTGGGACTGGGGACAAGAGACGATTTATAAAAAAGAAATTGGAGTTGGTGAGTGTGCAGGAGTCGCATTTGATATGGTAACTACGATTTTGAACGATGCCAAAGAAAAAGTTGAATTAGGCCGCCAAGCATTAGAAGAAGAGTTGTTTGGAGACAGTGTTTATCTGAGTTATGGAGCTTTTGTGGTTGCTGCCAAAGCCATTTTATTGGGTGTTGATGTGAAGTGCAATACGCACATTGGGATTATCAAGGATTTTGATCAGCACTTGGTTGATACAGGTCTTTTTGATTTGGAGGTGCCTTTTGCAGAGTTGGTTTTGCAAATCAATCAGAACCAGCCAGAACCAGCCTTTGCGGAGCAATATTGGCAACAAGCAGCTGCCTTTTTAGAACAAGTATTTGCTTATAGAGAAGCACGTTTGGATGGAAATAAAGAAGTTATTAATGCCCATTATAACGCCTAA